Genomic segment of Paraburkholderia agricolaris:
AGCCGGCTCAGGCACCGCTGCAAACATGGGTGCAACCGCCGCTGCCAACGCGAATACCAATGCGAACGCCAACCCGGGTTCAGGCGGCGCCGCCGCCGTCAGCAGCGCGAGCACCAAGCCGGCCGGCGGGGCATCCGCTGCCGCGGTGGCTGCTGCAACCGCGCTTGATCGCGATTATCGCTACCGGCTCGCGCGCAAGAACGTCCACGTTGCGTTTGCCAATCTGGGCCAGGCGTTCCAGCGCATGATGCTCGAGCCGAAGTCCGCGCAGAAGTTCGTGCCGGAACTGAACGACCTGCTGATACGCAGCCACGTGCTCGCCTCGCAGATCACAGCGGCCGCGCCGTTGCTGCGCACCTCCGCGCAGCAGGCCGACGGTGTCTCGCTACAGCCATTGCAGCGCGCGCTAAGCGTGGTCCGCGACAATTTGACCGAGGCCGAAGCGGGTAGCGCATCGGCCGCCGAGCAGGGCGAACAGATCAAACAATTGATGCGTGAGCTGGATGTGATGGTGGTCGAGACGGAGAAATCGCCCGACTATTCGGCGGACGCCGTGCATGACATGAAGTTGCTCGCCCATCAGTGCAAGCAGATGCTGACGGCGTCAGCGCAGATTCGCAAGGATGCGAGCGTGATCCGGCTACCGGCGGAAGCGTGACACGAAACGGGCCGTGATAACGGCCCGGGCTCGTCGTGCGCCATACATTCAAAACAGGCTTTCAGCGCCAGCCGGCAATCAACACCGCACGAGGCGGAAGCTCCGCCGAACCAGCCGCGGCGGCGGATCGTCGATCGATCGCGTCGTCTGTCTTCATCCGTCTTATTGCGCGGCGCCGCTCGCGGGCTTCGCGGTCGTTGCCGCGGCAGCCGCCGCGTCCGAGGAAATCGTCGGCTCCGGTGCGTTCTGACGGTCGAACTCACGCTTTTCCGTGATGGCGTTGTAGAAGAGCGTGGCGATCACCAGCAGTACCGCGACCACGATGAAAATAGCAATGCCAAAAGTCGGGTTCTTCTTGCGCGGCGGTTTGTTCATGAGGCGGGCTCGGTTCGCGAGGCAGTCGCGGATAGTGTCGGGAAAGGCGGCATTCTACGCCCACTGAGCTTGCGCGTGGCTTGCGGTCAACGGCCCTCCACTACCGCCGAGGGCCGCACCGGGAGCGCCGTCGAGTACTTGATCTGTTCCATCGCAAAACTGGAACTCACGTCATACAGCGGCACGGCACCGATCAATAGCTTATAGACGCGATCGTAGTCGTCGATATCGGACACCACCACGCGCAACAGGTAGTCGGTTTCGCCGCTCATCCGGTAGACCTCCACCACCTCCGGAATGTCCTGCACCGCACGCGTAAAGGTCTGCGCCCAGGCCTCCGTGTGCTGGTTCGTTCGCACCGCCACGAACACGGTCGTGCCCACGCCGAGTTTGCGCGCGTCGCACAGCGCCACCTGGGCGCGAATCACGCCGGTCTCTTTCAGACGTTGCAGCCGCTTCCAACATGGCGTTTGCGACAGATTCACACGCTGCGCCAGTTCGGCGATCGGCATCGTTGCGTCTTCCTGCAACAGTTCGAGCAGCTTCCGATCGATGATATCCATTCCCATCATCACGCCCCTATAGGAAATTATTCTACTTTTAAGACTGTGGGTGGAATTATATGGAAACTCTTTCTCCAGGCAAACGGGTATAAATATCTCTGTCAAAAAATAGCCGATAAGCAGCCATCCAGCTGCACAGCGATCATGAGCCAAGACCCCCGTTCAACCCCCGTCGCCCATTCCTCCGCCCACGCCACGCAGTTTGCCGCTGCGCACGAAATGCCCTCGTGTGCGCCCCGCCCCGCGCCGCTCGCACACCTGTGCGAGGCGCTCGATGCAATGTTCGAAGCCTGCGTGAACTTCCCCGAACCCTCGAATTCGACCTTCTTCGCGCGCAGCATGCGCATCGCGCTTGCCGAAGCCGCCGCGAACCCCGCCTTGCTCACCCCGGCGCAACGCGAAGGCTCCGCCGAAAACTACCGTCGCCATCTGCTGGCCGCCGACCCTCACGGCCGCTATGCGATCGCCGCGCTGGTGTGGCTGCCGCGCCAGGCAAGCCCGGTGCACGCGCACCATACCTGGTGCGGCTACGCGGTGCTAGACGGCACGCTGAGCGAAACGGTCTTCGAATGGAACGGCGCACAGCATTGCGCAAGCGCCACCCGAACGCAAGCCCGTAATAGCGGCGCCGTGTCGTTTGTGCGTGGCGGCAGGAGCGGCATTCACCGGCTCGGCAATTGCAGCGACGCGCCCGCCGTCTCGCTGCATATCTACGGCGTCGCGGGCGCCCAGATCGCCACGCACGTCAATGACATTGTGCACACCGCTCAAGCACCGGCGCTCGTCTGAAACCGGCATCGGGCTTACTCAGCTTTTACCGCCCGCGTCACCAGCGGTCGGAATCTGCGGCGGGATCGGCGCGGTCTGCCCGGTCGGCGGCGGCGCCGGACGCGGTTCGTGCGACACGTCGCGGGCCGCCGCCACGGCAGCGTGCGCGGCACGCGCCGAAGCGCCTGTGGCGACATGCACGTGTTCAGATCCATGTCCATGCCCATGCGCAAGCTCATCGTCCGGCAAAGGCTGCCCTTCACTATCTTTCGATGACGTGTACACACGCATCTGCGGCACGGGAATCTCGATGCCGGCCTCGTCCATCTTGCGCTTGAGCCTCAGATTGAAAGCGCGCGCCACGCTCCATTGCTGCAACGGCCGCGTCTTGATCTGCCCTTTTACGACCATCCAGTTCGGATCGAAACGGTCGAGCCCCCACACCTCGATCGGTCCGAGCATTTCGCGCCGGTAGCGAAAGTCGGCCATCAGGTCGGCGCCGACTTCGCGAATCAGTTGCGTGATCTGATCGACATCGGTCGAGAACGACATCCGCACTTCGAACACCGCATAGGCGAAATCGCGCGACAGGTTCTTGACGATCTTGATCTGTGAAAACGGAATCGCGTGAATCGCGCCTTGCCCGTCGCGCAAACGGACCGTACGGATCGACAGATGCTCGACCGTGCCCGCATGGCCACCGTCCACGTCGATCCAGTCGCCGACCGAAATCGTATCTTCGATGATGATGAACAAGCCTGTGATCAGGTCGGTCACGAGCGACTGCGCGCCGAAACCGATCGCGAGACCAATCACGCCGGCACCGGCCAGCAGTGGCGTCACATTGATACCCAGATTCGCCGCGGTGACGATGCCGGCAATCGTCATGATCGACACCAGCAGCACGTTGCGCAGCAACGGCAGCATCGTGCGCGCCCGCATGCTCGGATTGCGCGATTTGTTGCGCAGACTACCTGGATTGAGCGTTTCGGTGATCGCGGTATCGACAAGAATCCACAGCAGCCATGAAATGAACACGGTTGCGATGATCGCGGTCACGGCATGTGCAATCCCCCGCGCCGCAACATTTTCCTCCACGACTTCCGCGAGCGACACACCCCACAACCGCGCCGCCAGTTCAAAGAAGAGCAGCCAGATGAACAGCGTGAGCAGCGTGCCGCAAAAGCGCAGCAAGCGCGACAGATAAGGCGAGCGGCGCCGCGCGCGCGGGCTGCGCGGGCGCGTCACGCGCAGCACGACGGCCGAGAGGAAAAATGCCAGCACCAGCAACAGCGCGGTCACCACCGAAATCTGCAGCACGTTTTCGCTGGAACCCGAGCCGCCGAGCGTGGCGACCACCGACGCGGTGGCTAGCACCAGCACCGGCACATGCCAGAGCGAGGCGAGCACGTCGAACGCGTCGGTCGCGGCCTTATGGTCGTTACGCTGCTCATAAGCGCGGTTGCGGATCAGATGCGCGACGGGCCGGCGGAACGCCAGCGCGAAATAGCCGGTGAGCACGGCGGCGGTCATGTTGGCCGCCGTCGAAATCAGCGCGGCGAGATTCGATCCCAGTTGATGCTCGACGTCGTAGTTGACCGCCGCATCGCCGAGCGCGGCGCATATGCCCACCACGAACAGCACGCGCCGCGCGTGATCGAGCAGCAGGCGCACGGCAACTCGCCGGTGCCCCGAGCCGAACAGCGAAAACATAATCAGACAGATCGCCGAAAACACCGCGCCCGCGACAATCGCGTAGGCCACCACCATGCCCAGCGTGCGGCCGAGCTCATCGGGCATGGCGCGCACGAACAGCAACGCGGCGAGAAAGGCGACGATCCACGGCCCGACGCGGCGCAGTGCGAAGATCAGCAATTCGCGCGTGGTGGGATTCGGGTTGAGCCCCAGAACGATGCCGAAGCGCCGGTACAGCCGGTGCTGCAGGTAGATCAGCGCGCCGGCGCACGCCCCCCAGCCGGCCAGCATGGCAATCATCGAGAAGACAATGCGCCCGAAGCTCTCCTGCCCTTGACCCGAAATGATCGTGTAGAGCTCGTTGCCGGCCGCGTTGAAGCGCCCGCCCCAATAGCGCACCGGCGTGCGGCCTTGATGCACATCGGATTCGAACGACGCGATGCCCGACGCGATGGCTCCGAGCAAGCCCGGGCTCGGTTGCGCGGGCGCGGGCTGCGCGACGTTTTGCGAGACATCGCGCAGCTTCTTGAGCTGGGCGACGAGCGCGCTGCGCTGCCGGTCGTTGTCGAGCGTCGAGATCACGCTGTCGAGCGAGCGCGCCAGTTCCGCCTGGCTCGCAGGCGACGGCGCGGAGGCCGCATCCGCGGCGGAGGCGCCCGAGGCGGCAGACGCCGGGGTCGCTGTCGCGCTATTGATCAGGCTCTGTAAAGCCGGAATGACAGGCGTGCCGGCGCCGGCAGCCTGGGCAACGGCGGGCATCCATCCGATGCAGAGAATCAGCGCGACGCAAACCGTGGCCGCCCACGCGCCGAGCCACGCCGCAACGCGAGCACGAACACCGCGTCCAGCGCCGCATTCGATCTGATTGAAATGAAATTGAAAGGCGGCGCGAGTTGCCGGTTGCCCGTCGTTA
This window contains:
- a CDS encoding Lrp/AsnC family transcriptional regulator produces the protein MGMDIIDRKLLELLQEDATMPIAELAQRVNLSQTPCWKRLQRLKETGVIRAQVALCDARKLGVGTTVFVAVRTNQHTEAWAQTFTRAVQDIPEVVEVYRMSGETDYLLRVVVSDIDDYDRVYKLLIGAVPLYDVSSSFAMEQIKYSTALPVRPSAVVEGR
- a CDS encoding mechanosensitive ion channel family protein, with amino-acid sequence MQSCRLRRESGAAPSNDGQPATRAAFQFHFNQIECGAGRGVRARVAAWLGAWAATVCVALILCIGWMPAVAQAAGAGTPVIPALQSLINSATATPASAASGASAADAASAPSPASQAELARSLDSVISTLDNDRQRSALVAQLKKLRDVSQNVAQPAPAQPSPGLLGAIASGIASFESDVHQGRTPVRYWGGRFNAAGNELYTIISGQGQESFGRIVFSMIAMLAGWGACAGALIYLQHRLYRRFGIVLGLNPNPTTRELLIFALRRVGPWIVAFLAALLFVRAMPDELGRTLGMVVAYAIVAGAVFSAICLIMFSLFGSGHRRVAVRLLLDHARRVLFVVGICAALGDAAVNYDVEHQLGSNLAALISTAANMTAAVLTGYFALAFRRPVAHLIRNRAYEQRNDHKAATDAFDVLASLWHVPVLVLATASVVATLGGSGSSENVLQISVVTALLLVLAFFLSAVVLRVTRPRSPRARRRSPYLSRLLRFCGTLLTLFIWLLFFELAARLWGVSLAEVVEENVAARGIAHAVTAIIATVFISWLLWILVDTAITETLNPGSLRNKSRNPSMRARTMLPLLRNVLLVSIMTIAGIVTAANLGINVTPLLAGAGVIGLAIGFGAQSLVTDLITGLFIIIEDTISVGDWIDVDGGHAGTVEHLSIRTVRLRDGQGAIHAIPFSQIKIVKNLSRDFAYAVFEVRMSFSTDVDQITQLIREVGADLMADFRYRREMLGPIEVWGLDRFDPNWMVVKGQIKTRPLQQWSVARAFNLRLKRKMDEAGIEIPVPQMRVYTSSKDSEGQPLPDDELAHGHGHGSEHVHVATGASARAAHAAVAAARDVSHEPRPAPPPTGQTAPIPPQIPTAGDAGGKS
- a CDS encoding cysteine dioxygenase family protein produces the protein MPSCAPRPAPLAHLCEALDAMFEACVNFPEPSNSTFFARSMRIALAEAAANPALLTPAQREGSAENYRRHLLAADPHGRYAIAALVWLPRQASPVHAHHTWCGYAVLDGTLSETVFEWNGAQHCASATRTQARNSGAVSFVRGGRSGIHRLGNCSDAPAVSLHIYGVAGAQIATHVNDIVHTAQAPALV